The nucleotide sequence TGCTTTGCAGCTATTGCTGCCAAGAGTGAAAGTTCTCCGGCTAAGACTGCTCCAGCCACTATCTCGGCAAACTTCTTTGCATTTGTTCCAGCCGGTTCTCCCCCTCCAGCGACGCCCATAATGCTCAACGCTTCTCTCTGAGGTGGGACCCTTGTCCCTCCGCCGACTGTTCCAATCTCTAAGCTTGGCATCGTTATGCTTATGTACAAATCTCCCTCTGGGGTTACCTCTGCTAACGTTATTCCATGAGCACCTTCTGTAATCTGCGCCTCATCCTGACCTGTTGCCAAGAAAATGGCACCAACGATGTTTGCAAAATGAGCGTTAAATCCATAACTTCCAGCCTGTGCAGAGCCAACTAAGTTCTTGCGGTAATTGACCTCTGCTATTAGCTCAGGTGTCGTTTTAAGCTTTTTCTCAACGATTTCTCTTGGAATAACAGCTTCAGCTATAACAGTTTTCCCCCTACCTAAAATGAAATTAATTGCGTTGGGCTTCTTATCGACACATAAGTTTCCAGACAGAGCAAGATATCTAACATCTGGGAACTTTTCTTCAATGACTTTCATTATTTCCTCGCTCGCTATCGTTACCATATTCATGCCCATAGCATCGCCAGTTTCAAATTCAAATCTTAAATAGAGGTTGTTGCCCACTATAAATGGCTTAACATCTTTAAGCTTTCCATGTCTTGTAACCTTTGAAACAGCAACTTCTTGCAGATAGTCTATATTCTCTTTCACCCATTCTGCAACTTCTCTTGCCCTTCTTGCATCTGGGCACTTTAGTAGGGGCGCTCTCGTCATCTTGTCGTTAATAATTGTTGTTTTTACTCCTCCAGCAGCTGTTAAAGCTGAACACCCTCTATTCACTGATGCAACCAGTGCTCCCTCTGTTGTAGCTAATGGAATGTAAAATTCTCCTTTGGCATATTCGCCATTTATCTTAAGCGGTCCAGCAACACCCATTGGGATTTGAACGACACCAATCATGTTTTCAATATTTTTTCCAATAACTTCGTTTGGATCAATTGAGTAGTGACCTACGTGCTTTAAACTTATTCCAAATTTCTTTTCAAGGGCCTTTCTTCTGATTTCTGTTGCGAGTTTTTTGTCACCGTTGGTGTATTTTTCGACTTGATGGAGTTTTATTTGTCCATTTGCAACTTTTTCAATAATCTCCTCAATGTTCATTAAAACACCTCCAAAAATAGTTGTCTCACTTTTCGAATTCAAATATCCATTCTTCCATTACCTGACCAGCTTCGTAAAAAGCAAGTGCAGCATCACTTTTTGGTTTATAAACAAGAACGGGAATTCCAACGTTAACAGATTCAGGAACAACATCATCATATGGAATTACACCAAGAACTGGTACATTAAGCTCGCTTTCAACTGCTTCTACAATTTTAGCAATTACATCTTGAGATTCCCTAACTTTATTAAAGATCACACCAACTTTTAAGTCATATTCATCGCCTAATGCCTTGAGCTTTTCTATTTCGTTCTCCACCATTTTTTCAAATGAGTATATTGGAGAACGCTCAATTTCAACTACTATGAGTTGATAGTCTGCAACTTCAAATGTTGGAAGGGTATCAAAGGGTATTCCAGTTGGAGAATCAACAAAAATTATACCAAACTTATTTTTTAATTGTTCTACAATACTTTTTAGTTTCTTGGTAGAAATCCCTAGAACCTCCTGTAAGTTTGAGCTCCCGGGCATTACGTAAACTCCTGTTAAGGGATGTTTATAGATTGCCCATTCAGGATCAAGATCTGGATTTTTCAAGACTGAGTGAAGGGTATAGTTGACATTTTCAAGTGCAAAATGAAACCCAAGGTTCGGTAAATATAAATCTCCATCAATTGCAAGAACTCTATATTCTCTCTGAGCAAAATATGTACTCAGGTTGGCAGTTGTTGTAGTTTTACCTGCTCCTCCTCTCCCCGTGACTACTACAACAACCATATGAGATGCACACTCCTCAATTTTAATATTAATAAGGGTTTAAATAAATTAAGCTGCATTCTAAGTTTTTCTATCTTTCATAGAATATAAGGTTTTCTAATTCACCATTAGCTAACGTGCAAAAAGTCGTAAAAAGAAGTTAGAAATGGAAATTTACCCAATAACTTCTCCAAAGGCAAATTTCTGCTTTACAGAGTTTATGACAATTTCCACCTCATCCCCAATTTTAGTCTTGGGAACAAACACGACAAATCCTTTAATTCTTGCTATGCCATCTCCACCCTTGCCAAGGGCTTCAATCTTGACTTTATATCTTTCTCCAACCTTAACTGGAGGTTGTCTACCTCTTGACTTGCCTCTATCAAATCTCTTTCCACCAAACTTTCTATTCTCCAACTCAGACACCACCACAGAGATGTGTGCATTTAAAGGCTACCTTTGGTGCTATTTAAACCTTTTGGTAGTATCTTTGTGTTTTTTCAAAACTTTTATTGTTTAAATTACAAGGTTCTTATTATAATGCTTGAATTTTATTCATAATTAGTAGCAAAATCTTCAAAGTTGTCTGCTCTCCGATACAAGAGATTTGGAATATTATCGTTTATTACCGAAAACAATTTTGTTCTTTGCACAAAAAGTTTATATCAAATTTCCATTTAGATATTCATGTAAGCGTTTTATGGAGATGATAGAAATGGCTGATAAAATGGTTGCTATTATGAAAACTAAACCAGCTTACGGTGCAGAGCTTGTTGAAATTGATGTTCCTAAGCCAAAAGAAGGGGAAGTTCTCATTAAGGTTTTAGCAACTAGCATTTGTGGTACTGATTTGCATATCTATGAATGGAACGAGTGGGCTCAGACCAGAATCAAGCCGCCTCAAATTATGGGACATGAAGTTGCAGGGGAAGTTATAGAGGTTGGTCCAGGAGTCGAGGACATACAGGTTGGAGACTACATCTCCGCAGAAACTCACATAGTGTGTGGCAAGTGCTACCAATGTAAAACTGGAAACTATCACGTATGTCAAAATACAAAGATTTTTGGTGTTGATAGTGATGGTGTTTTTGCTGAGTATGCTATAGTCCCAGCTCAGAATGCATGGAAAAATCCCAAGAATATTCCACCAGAATACGCAACCCTCCAAGAACCACTAGGAAATGCTGTTGATACTGTTTTAGCAGAGCCTGTCACTGGAAAAACTGTTCTTATAACGGGAGCTGGACCTCTTGGGTTACTTGGCATAACAGTTGCAAAAGCCGCAGGAGCTTCTCTCGTAATAGTGAGCGAGCCAAGCGACTTCAGAAGAGAATTAGCAAAGAAAGTTGGCGCTGATGTTGTTATTAATCCCTTTGAAGAAGATGTCGTCAAGGAAGTTAGAGACTTAACAGATGGCAATGGTGTTGATGTATTCCTCGAATTCAGCGGTGCCCCAAAAGCCCTTGAACAGGGATTGCAGGCAGTAACTCCGGCAGGGAGAGTTTCTCTGCTTGGACTCTTCCCAAGGAATGTCTCACTCGACTTTAACAATTTGATAATCTTCAAGTCACTCACAGTTTATGGAATAACCGGAAGACATCTCTGGCAAACCTGGTACACAGTGTCAAAACTGCTCCAGAGCGGAAAACTCAACCTAGACCCAATAATTACCCATAAGTACAAAGGTTTTGACAAGTTTGAAGAGGCTTTTGAGCTTATGCGTGCAGGAAAAACTGGTAAAGTTGTATTCTTCCCACACAAAAAGTGAACTTTCTTTTCTCTGTTTATTTTCTAACCGCAATTTTTAAGTAAATGCACACCAACTTTTTGCGGGAGGGGATATTATGGAACTAAGTTATCAGGAAAAATTAACTCTCATTAAGCTTAAGGACTTAAGAAGGGTAAAATTTGAGGACTTGGTTAAGGAAACCGGGCTTGATCAAGTTGCAGTCATGAGGGCTGTCTTGTGGCTTCAAAGCAAGGGGCTTGCAAAACTTCACGAAAAGCAGAAGAAGATTGTAAAGCTAACGGAAACTGGTAAAAGGTACGCTGAAATTGGACTTCCTGAAAGAAGGGCTCTAAAGCTTCTTGTTGAGAGAGGCAAAGTTGTGCTTGATGAATTAAGGGAAGTTCTCAGCGATGATGAGCTTAAGCCGATAGTTGGAATTCTAAGAAGAGAAGGCTGGGCTACAGTTAGAAAAGAAAACGAAAAGCTTGTTCTCGAGATTACAGAGAAAGGCAAAGCAGCCTTAAATGAAGACAGACCTATAGATAAAGTTCTCAAAATTCTTGCTGAAAAAGGTGAACTTGAGGCCAAAGAAATTGAAGGATTAATATCATTAAACGAGCTCAAGAGAAGAAAAATTGCAGAGGACGAGCTTAAAACGGAGAGAGAAGTTGAGATAACAGAAGAGGGGCTTAGGCTAGCAGAAAAAGGCTTGGAACTTAAAGAAGAAGTCTCAATCCTTACACCCGAGCTCATAAAGAGCGGCAATTGGAGGAGCGTTGAGTTCAAGCGCTTCAACATCAAGGCACCAGTTAAGAGAATTTATCCGGGTAAAAAGCAGCCTTATAGGGCTTTTCTTGATAAGATTAGAAGAAAGCTCATTGAGATGGGCTTTATTGAAATGACTGCTGAGAGCTTAATTGAAACCCAATTCTGGAACTTTGATGCTCTGTTCCAGCCTCAAAATCATCCGGCAAGAGACTGGACAGACACTTATCAGCTTAAGTATCCAAAGTATGGATTCTTGCCAGAGGAAGGGCTTGTTGAAAGGGTTAAAGCTGCTCATGAGCACGGCTGGATAACTGGCTCAAGAGGCTGGGGCTATAGATGGGATCCAAGGATGGCCATGATGCTAATGCCAAGGGCACATGGAACAGCATTAAGTGCTCGCCAGTTAGCTAAAGATATTCAAATTCCAGGAAAGTACTTTGCCATTCAGAGAGTCTTCAGACCAGATGTTTTAGATAGAACTCACTTGATAGAGTTCAACCAAGTTGAAGGATTCGTTATTGGGGAGGATTTGACCTTTAAACACCTCCTTGGAATACTCAAGCGCTTTGCTACTGAGGTTGCAGGAGCGAAGAAAGTGAAGTTCTTGCCTGATTATTATCCATTCACAGAGCCCAGTGTTCAGATGAGCGCTAAACATCCAGAACTTGGTTGGGTTGAGTTTGGAGGAGCTGGGATTTTTAGAGAGGAAATGACAAAACCCCTTGGAATTGACGTTCCAGTGATTGCTTGGGGAATTGGAATTGACAGACTAGCGATGTTTAAGCTCGGAATTGACGACATAAGGTACCTCTTCAGCTATGACTTGAGGTGGCTAAGAGAGGCTAAAATAATTTGGTGAGGTGGGCAAAATGCCAAAGTTCGATGTTGCTAAAGCTGATTTGGAACGCTTGGTTGGAAAGGGCTTTACAGTTGAGGAGTGGGAAGACTTATTCCTTTACGCTAAATGCGAGCTTGATGATGTCTGGGAAGAAAATGGCAAAATTTATTTCAAAGCCGATGCAAAAGATACGAACAGACCCGACTTGTGGAGTGCTGAGGGAATTGCAAGGCAGATAAAGTGGGCACTCGGAATGAAAAAGGGTCTGCCAAAATACGAAATTGAGAAGAGCGACATTGTTGTTTACGTTGATGAGAAGCTTAAGGATATTAGGCCTTATGGAGTCTATGCATTAGTTGAGGACGTTAAGCTTGATGAGGAGGCACTTAAGCAGTTGATTCAACTTCAAGAAAAAATTGCTCTGACTTTTGGAAGAAAGAGAAGGGAAGTTGCAATTGGAACTTTTGACTTTGACAAGCTTAGGCCTCCATTCTACTACAAAGCGGTTGAGCCAGAGAAGATAAAATTCATTCCTCTGAACTGCGAGGAAGAGATGACAGCAAATGAGATACTTGAGAAACACGAGAAGGGAATTGAATATGGCCACCTTATTAAAGGAAAGCCATATTATCCCCTTTTGGTTGACAGCGAGGGCAACGTTCTTTCTATGCCTCCAGTTATAAACTCAGAGACCCATGGAAAAGTTACTGAGGAAACAAGAAACATATTCATAGACATCACTGGATGGGACTTGAACAAGATAATGCTTGCTTTGAATGTTATTGTTACGGCTTTAGCAGAGCGCGGCGGAAAGATAAAGAGCGTAAAAGTTGTTTACAGAGACTTTGAAATAGAAACGCCTGATTTGACTCCAAAAGAGTTTGAAGTTGAACTTGATTACATCAAAAAGCTTGCTGGAATCGAGCTGAGTGATGAGCAGATTAAGGAGCTTTTAGAGAGGATGTTCTACGAAGTAAAGCTTGAAAATGGAAAAGCCAAACTCAAATATCCGGCGTTTAGAGACGACATAATGCATGCCCGTGACGTTTTGGAGGATGTCCTCATTGCTTACGGCTATAACGAGATTGAACCGGAAGAACCAAAATTAGCTGTTCAAGGAAAGGGAGATGACTTTATTGAGTTTGAGAATGCCATTAGAGAATTAATGATTGGCTTTGGACTACAAGAAGTCATGACCTTTAATCTTACTAACAAGGAAGTCCAGTTCACCAAGATGAACATTCCAGAAGAGGAGATAGTCGAAATTGAAAATCCAGTAAGTTTGAGATGGAGTGCATTGAGGAAGTGGCTTATCCCTTCACTGATGGAGTTCCTTAGCTTAAACACTCATGAAGAATATCCGCAGAAAATTTTCGAAGTTGGAAAGGCTACTCTAATAGATGAAACAAAGGAAACAAAAACAGTGAGCGAGAGCAAATTAGCTGTTGCTATAGCTCATCCAAGAGTTACATTCACAGAGGTCAAAGAAATCCTTGACAGCGTCATGTACCACTTAGGCATTGAATACGAGCTTGAAGAGACAGAGCATGGCTCATTCATTCCTGGCAGAGTTGGAAAGATAATTGTTGAGGGGAAAGAAATTGGTATAATTGGCGAAATTCACCCGCAAGTTTTAGAGAACTGGGGAATTGAAATGCCTGTTGCGGCATTTGAGGTATTCTTAAAGCCTCTTTACAAGCTTTCCTCTTAACTTAATTTTTCGGTGAGTGTTATGAATTTAAGTTTGCTTTTTGCAATTGTCCTTGGTCTCTTAATTGGATTATATATGCCAAAATTGATGGAAAAGTATAAAGAATGGGGCAGGTT is from Thermococcus paralvinellae and encodes:
- the hmgA gene encoding hydroxymethylglutaryl-CoA reductase (NADPH) gives rise to the protein MNIEEIIEKVANGQIKLHQVEKYTNGDKKLATEIRRKALEKKFGISLKHVGHYSIDPNEVIGKNIENMIGVVQIPMGVAGPLKINGEYAKGEFYIPLATTEGALVASVNRGCSALTAAGGVKTTIINDKMTRAPLLKCPDARRAREVAEWVKENIDYLQEVAVSKVTRHGKLKDVKPFIVGNNLYLRFEFETGDAMGMNMVTIASEEIMKVIEEKFPDVRYLALSGNLCVDKKPNAINFILGRGKTVIAEAVIPREIVEKKLKTTPELIAEVNYRKNLVGSAQAGSYGFNAHFANIVGAIFLATGQDEAQITEGAHGITLAEVTPEGDLYISITMPSLEIGTVGGGTRVPPQREALSIMGVAGGGEPAGTNAKKFAEIVAGAVLAGELSLLAAIAAKHLAKAHKELGR
- a CDS encoding MinD/ParA family ATP-binding protein — encoded protein: MVVVVVTGRGGAGKTTTTANLSTYFAQREYRVLAIDGDLYLPNLGFHFALENVNYTLHSVLKNPDLDPEWAIYKHPLTGVYVMPGSSNLQEVLGISTKKLKSIVEQLKNKFGIIFVDSPTGIPFDTLPTFEVADYQLIVVEIERSPIYSFEKMVENEIEKLKALGDEYDLKVGVIFNKVRESQDVIAKIVEAVESELNVPVLGVIPYDDVVPESVNVGIPVLVYKPKSDAALAFYEAGQVMEEWIFEFEK
- a CDS encoding TRAM domain-containing protein; the protein is MENRKFGGKRFDRGKSRGRQPPVKVGERYKVKIEALGKGGDGIARIKGFVVFVPKTKIGDEVEIVINSVKQKFAFGEVIG
- the tdh gene encoding L-threonine 3-dehydrogenase, which codes for MADKMVAIMKTKPAYGAELVEIDVPKPKEGEVLIKVLATSICGTDLHIYEWNEWAQTRIKPPQIMGHEVAGEVIEVGPGVEDIQVGDYISAETHIVCGKCYQCKTGNYHVCQNTKIFGVDSDGVFAEYAIVPAQNAWKNPKNIPPEYATLQEPLGNAVDTVLAEPVTGKTVLITGAGPLGLLGITVAKAAGASLVIVSEPSDFRRELAKKVGADVVINPFEEDVVKEVRDLTDGNGVDVFLEFSGAPKALEQGLQAVTPAGRVSLLGLFPRNVSLDFNNLIIFKSLTVYGITGRHLWQTWYTVSKLLQSGKLNLDPIITHKYKGFDKFEEAFELMRAGKTGKVVFFPHKK
- the pheS gene encoding phenylalanine--tRNA ligase subunit alpha, encoding MELSYQEKLTLIKLKDLRRVKFEDLVKETGLDQVAVMRAVLWLQSKGLAKLHEKQKKIVKLTETGKRYAEIGLPERRALKLLVERGKVVLDELREVLSDDELKPIVGILRREGWATVRKENEKLVLEITEKGKAALNEDRPIDKVLKILAEKGELEAKEIEGLISLNELKRRKIAEDELKTEREVEITEEGLRLAEKGLELKEEVSILTPELIKSGNWRSVEFKRFNIKAPVKRIYPGKKQPYRAFLDKIRRKLIEMGFIEMTAESLIETQFWNFDALFQPQNHPARDWTDTYQLKYPKYGFLPEEGLVERVKAAHEHGWITGSRGWGYRWDPRMAMMLMPRAHGTALSARQLAKDIQIPGKYFAIQRVFRPDVLDRTHLIEFNQVEGFVIGEDLTFKHLLGILKRFATEVAGAKKVKFLPDYYPFTEPSVQMSAKHPELGWVEFGGAGIFREEMTKPLGIDVPVIAWGIGIDRLAMFKLGIDDIRYLFSYDLRWLREAKIIW
- the pheT gene encoding phenylalanine--tRNA ligase subunit beta, yielding MPKFDVAKADLERLVGKGFTVEEWEDLFLYAKCELDDVWEENGKIYFKADAKDTNRPDLWSAEGIARQIKWALGMKKGLPKYEIEKSDIVVYVDEKLKDIRPYGVYALVEDVKLDEEALKQLIQLQEKIALTFGRKRREVAIGTFDFDKLRPPFYYKAVEPEKIKFIPLNCEEEMTANEILEKHEKGIEYGHLIKGKPYYPLLVDSEGNVLSMPPVINSETHGKVTEETRNIFIDITGWDLNKIMLALNVIVTALAERGGKIKSVKVVYRDFEIETPDLTPKEFEVELDYIKKLAGIELSDEQIKELLERMFYEVKLENGKAKLKYPAFRDDIMHARDVLEDVLIAYGYNEIEPEEPKLAVQGKGDDFIEFENAIRELMIGFGLQEVMTFNLTNKEVQFTKMNIPEEEIVEIENPVSLRWSALRKWLIPSLMEFLSLNTHEEYPQKIFEVGKATLIDETKETKTVSESKLAVAIAHPRVTFTEVKEILDSVMYHLGIEYELEETEHGSFIPGRVGKIIVEGKEIGIIGEIHPQVLENWGIEMPVAAFEVFLKPLYKLSS